The Candidatus Methylomirabilota bacterium nucleotide sequence GCTGCGCAGGTCGGCGCCGCGCTCGAGGAGATGGCTGGCGAAGGAGTGCCGTAGCGTGTGGGGGGACACGCCCGAGCGTAGTCCGGCGCGCCGCACACAGCGCTTGAGGATGCCCCAGAGGCCCTGGCGGGAGAGGGCCCGGCCGCGCGGATTGAGGAAGAGGTTCCCGGGGTCGAGGCCGTGGCCGGCAACCCGGCGCCCGCCATCCAGGTAGCGGCGCACCCAGTGCAGGGCCTGAGCGCCCACCGGCACGAGGCGCTGGCGGCTCCCCTTCCCTGTGCAGACCACATAGCCCGCGGCCATGTTGAGGTCCTCTACCCGCAGGGCGATGACCTCCGACGCGCGCATGCCGGAGGCGTACATCAGCTCGAGCAGAGCCCGGTCGCGCAGGCCGTCGGCGCAAGAGGTATCCGGAGCCTCGATGAGGGCCGCAACGTCCTCGATCGACAGGGTGCGCGGCAGCCGCCGCGGCGGGCGCGGGCTCTCGACCTGCTCGGTGGGATCGCGCCGCACCGCACCCTCGCGGAGCAGGTGCCGGTAGAGTCCGCGGAGCGCAGAGAGCCGCCGGGCCACGCTGCGGGCACCCAGGCCGCGGCGGCGCAGCGTGAGCAGATAGTCGCTCACGTCGCGCGCGGTGAGCGCGTGCAACGCGCGGCGCGGGCGCTCGAGGTAGCGGCCGAAGTCGGCGAGATCGCGCCGGTATGCGAGCAGGGTGTTGCGAGAGGCCCCCCGCTCCGTCTGGAGGGCCTGGAGATACTCGACTACCGCATCCATCTACGGCTTCCGGAGGGGGTACCGCGGGCGACCGAGGGAGGCGCGACAACCGGACCTGCCTACTACGAACTGCCGGAGCATAGCGAACTCTATCACCGCGAGCGGGGGCCGAGCAAGCCCTCGCTGTGCATCAGCGGCGCCGGCGCAGCATGCCGAGCAGCGTGGTGAGCTCCGGTGCACGGAGCAGCGCGGCTGCGACCGCGAAGGCCAGCGCGCCACCGATGATTGCGGCGACGGTGAGCATGACGGCGTGGACGGTGCCGTCCCACACGGGCGCGAGGGCTCGCGCGACCAGCCAGAGCGGCGCCGTGGCGAGGGCGGTCCGGCCCACCGCACGCACGAGCGCCCGCCCGCCGATGGGCCCGAGCCGGCGCCGCAGGGCCCAGAGCAGCGCGAGCAGGTTCACGTACGCCGAGAGCGACGAGGCGAGCGCGAGGCCCGCGTGCGCGAGCGACCACATGAGTCCCAGGGCCAGGCCGACGTTGACCACCACCGACAGGAGTCCCATCAGCACGGGCGTGCGCGTGTCGCCGAGGGCGTAGAACGTCTGGGCGGCGATGCGGGTGGCCGAGAACGCGGGCAGACCTACCGCGTAGGCCGCGAGCGCGATCGTGGTGGCCGCCGCGTCCTCCGCGCCGAACCGGCCGCGCTGGAACAAGAGGCCCACGATGGGCGCGCCCAGGGCCAGGAGACCCGTCGCCGCGGGGATGGCCACGAAGGCCGACAGGCGCAGCGAGAAGCCCAGCGTATCGGTGAGGCCGGCGCGGTCGCCGCGCGCGGCCTGGGCCGCCATGGTGGGGAGCGACGCGGTGGCCAGCGCGATGCCGAACACCCCCAGCGGGAATTCCATGACGCGGTCGGCGTAGTAGAGGTACGAGATGCTTCCACCCGGGAGTAGCGACGCGAGCAAGGTGTTCAGCACCACGGTGACCTGCACCGCGGCCAGCCCG carries:
- the murJ gene encoding murein biosynthesis integral membrane protein MurJ, with the translated sequence MSEAQHDARAGVVSAVGSIGAATLASRVLGYVRDMVVARAFGAGPVTDAFFVAFRVPNLLRRLLAEGALSTAVIPVFAEYLAAGGRAAFLAMVRAVAGATTLTLCAVTLAGILFARPIVSVMAPGWLADPALFELAVSLTRMMFPYLLLVGLAALATGVLNVHHRFFTAAFGPAVLNVGMIAAVLLLARRFEPPIVSLAVGVLVGGLGQLLVQLPEIHRVGVPLRPSGEWRHPAVARIARRLLPAAFGLAAVQVTVVLNTLLASLLPGGSISYLYYADRVMEFPLGVFGIALATASLPTMAAQAARGDRAGLTDTLGFSLRLSAFVAIPAATGLLALGAPIVGLLFQRGRFGAEDAAATTIALAAYAVGLPAFSATRIAAQTFYALGDTRTPVLMGLLSVVVNVGLALGLMWSLAHAGLALASSLSAYVNLLALLWALRRRLGPIGGRALVRAVGRTALATAPLWLVARALAPVWDGTVHAVMLTVAAIIGGALAFAVAAALLRAPELTTLLGMLRRRR
- the xerD gene encoding site-specific tyrosine recombinase XerD, which encodes MDAVVEYLQALQTERGASRNTLLAYRRDLADFGRYLERPRRALHALTARDVSDYLLTLRRRGLGARSVARRLSALRGLYRHLLREGAVRRDPTEQVESPRPPRRLPRTLSIEDVAALIEAPDTSCADGLRDRALLELMYASGMRASEVIALRVEDLNMAAGYVVCTGKGSRQRLVPVGAQALHWVRRYLDGGRRVAGHGLDPGNLFLNPRGRALSRQGLWGILKRCVRRAGLRSGVSPHTLRHSFASHLLERGADLRSVQAMLGHADISTTQIYTHLPSTVVRDMYRKFHPRARAAARVRS